In Mustela nigripes isolate SB6536 chromosome 2, MUSNIG.SB6536, whole genome shotgun sequence, a single window of DNA contains:
- the LMOD3 gene encoding leiomodin-3: MSEHSRNSDEELFDEEIDEDEILANLSPEELRKLQSEMEVMAPDPRLPVGMIQKDQTDKPPTGNFDHKSLMDYMYWQKASRRMLEDERVPVTFVPSQVDTQEQHEEVGKGNKNVSQYLKEKLNNEIAANKRESKGSSDVPETDDADGEEDEGDDGDEDDEDEDDEDEDEEGNDDSEESVEKPQRGVQGGVEQQIRNRESSCAQVAKKAFGEQKDGPEVQEKSEKKISKLDPKKLALDTSFLKVSARPSGNQTDLDGSLRRVRQNDPDMKELNLNNIENIPKEMLLDFVNAMKKNKHIKTFSLANVGADENVAFALANMLRENRSITTLNIESNFITGKGIVAIMRCLQFNETLTELRFHNQRHMLGHHAEMEISRLLKANTTLLKVGYHFELPGPRMVVTNLLTRNQDKQRQKRQEEQKQQQLKEQRKLIAMLENGLGLPPGMWERLGGPMPDPRMQEFLQPPPQPPNLQAAAFNRQNEMMKKPSQPPKYRTDPDSFRVVKLKRMQRKSRMPEAREPPEKTNLKDVIRTLKPVPKNRPPPLVEITPRDQLLNDIRHSNVAYLKPVQLPKELA, from the exons atgtCAGAACACAGCAGGAATTCAGACGAAGAACTCTTTGATGAGGAGATTGATGAAGATGAAATCTTGGCCAACCTGTCCCCCGAAGAGCTGAGAAAACTGCAGTCAGAAATGGAAGTGATGGCCCCGGACCCCAGGCTTCCCGTTGGAATGATTCAGAAGGATCAGACCGACAAGCCACCCACAGGAAATTTTGACCATAAGTCTCTAATGGATTATATGTATTGGCAAAAGGCATCCAGACGCATGCTGGAGGATGAACGTGTCCCTGTCACCTTTGTGCCGTCCCAG GTGGACACTCAAGAGCAGCATGAAGAAGTAGGCAAAGGTAATAAAAATGTGTCccagtatttaaaagaaaagctcaATAACGAAATTGCTGCAAATAAAAGAGAATCAAAAGGCAGCAGCGATGTCCCAGAAACCGATGATGCTGATGGTGAAGAAGATGAAGGAGATGACGGGGATGAGGATGACGAGGATGAAGATGACGAGGATGAAGACGAGGAAGGAAATGACGACAGTGAAGAGAGTGTGGAAAAGCCACAAAGAGGCGTGCAAGGTGGGGTAGAGCAGCAGATTAGGAACCGGGAGAGCAGCTGTGCACAAGTAGCTAAGAAGGCATTTGGAGAACAGAAAGACGGACCAGAGGTCcaagaaaaaagtgagaagaaaatatcaaaattagaTCCCAAGAAGTTAGCGCTAGATACCAGTTTTCTAAAGGTAAGTGCGAGGCCTTCGGGAAACCAAACAGACCTGGATGGGAGCTTGAGGCGCGTTAGACAGAATGACCCTGACATGAAGGAGCTCAACCTGAACAACATTGAAAACATCCCCAAGGAGATGTTGCTGGACTTCGTCAAcgcaatgaagaaaaacaaacacatcaaAACCTTCAGCTTAGCCAACGTGGGCGCGGATGAGAACGTCGCGTTCGCCTTGGCGAACATGCTGCGGGAAAATAGGAGCATTACCACTCTCAACATCGAGTCCAACTTCATCACAGGGAAAGGAATCGTGGCCATCATGAGGTGCCTCCAGTTCAACGAGACGCTCACGGAACTTCGGTTCCACAATCAAAGGCACATGCTGGGCCACCATGCCGAAATGGAAATCTCCCGGCTGTTGAAGGCCAACACCACTCTCCTGAAGGTGGGCTACCATTTTGAGCTCCCGGGTCCCAGAATGGTGGTGACCAACCTGCTCACCAGGAATCAGGACAAGCAGCGGCAGAAAAGACAAGAGGAACAAAAACAGCAGCAGCTCAAAGAGCAGAGGAAGTTGATAGCCATGTTGGAGAATGGGTTGGGGCTGCCACCTGGAAtgtgggagaggctggggggaCCCATGCCCGATCCCAGGATGCAGGAGTTCCTCCAGCCTCCTCCACAGCCGCCCAACCTCCAAGCGGCCGCCTTCAATCGACAGAATGAAATGATGAAGAAGCCGTCACAGCCCCCGAAGTACAGGACGGACCCTGACTCCTTCCGAGTGGTGAAGCTGAAGAGGATGCAACGCAAGTCTCGGATGCCCGAAGCCAGAGAGCCGCCCGAGAAGACCAACCTCAAAGATGTCATCAGAACGCTCAAACCGGTGCCGAAAAACAGGCCACCCCCGCTGGTGGAAATCACTCCCAGAGATCAGCTCTTGAATGACATTCGCCACAGTAATGTCGCCTATCTTAAGCCC